One window of the Hyperolius riggenbachi isolate aHypRig1 chromosome 5, aHypRig1.pri, whole genome shotgun sequence genome contains the following:
- the MOS gene encoding proto-oncogene serine/threonine-protein kinase mos: MPSPIPVERFLPRDLSPSIDLRPCSSPLELSHNKPGGDPGSLRRTPGSRLPPRLAWCSIDWEQVRLQEPLGSGGFGSVYRATYRGQTVALKKVKRCSKNRLASRQSFWAELNAARLCHPHVVRVLAASASCPGDPGSPGTIIMEYAGSCTLHRRIYGSGPPLGRAACLRYAGHVAAGLRFLHRGGVVHLDLKPANVLLAPGDLCKIGDFGCSQRLCEEEACCSQLRHLGGTYTHRAPELLRGHPVTTKADIYSFAVTLWQMVTRELPYTGDRQCVLYAVVAHDLRPEIGQVFSSTEEGRAARDIVEKCWAARPEDRPDAEQLLQRLGLLKQSDPTQLESGPEGAPVLQDCDCMEDNLDCCCHCEDTLYGPVDSVQATLHSTCLNGISSCA; this comes from the coding sequence ATGCCGTCTCCCATTCCCGTAGAGCGCTTCCTGCCCCGggatctctccccctccatagaccTGCGCCCGTGCAGCAGCCCGCTGGAGCTCAGCCACAACAAGCCCGGCGGGGACCCCGGCAGCCTCCGCCGCACGCCCGGCTCCAGACTCCCTCCCCGCCTGGCCTGGTGCAGCATTGACTGGGAGCAGGTGCGGCTGCAGGAGCCGCTGGGCTCGGGGGGCTTCGGCTCCGTGTACCGGGCGACGTACCGCGGGCAGACGGTGGCGCTGAAGAAGGTGAAGCGCTGCAGCAAGAACCGCCTGGCGTCCCGGCAGAGCTTCTGGGCCGAGCTGAACGCCGCCCGCCTGTGTCACCCGCACGTGGTCCGCGTGCTGGCCGCCAGCGCCTCGTGCCCGGGGGATCCCGGCAGCCCCGGCACCATCATCATGGAGTACGCCGGGAGCTGCACGCTGCACCGCCGCATCTACGGCTCCGGGCCGCCGCTGGGGAGAGCCGCCTGCCTGCGCTATGCGGGACACGTGGCGGCCGGGCTGCGCTTCCTGCACCGGGGCGGCGTGGTGCACCTGGACCTGAAGCCGGCTAATGTGCTGCTGGCCCCGGGGGACTTGTGCAAGATCGGGGACTTCGGCTGCTCGCAGCGGCTGTGCGAGGAGGAGGCGTGCTGCAGCCAGCTCCGTCACCTGGGGGGAACCTACACCCACCGGGCCCCCGAGCTGCTGCGCGGACACCCCGTCACCACCAAGGCTGACATCTACTCCTTCGCCGTCACTCTGTGGCAGATGGTGACCCGGGAGCTGCCCTACACCGGGGACCGCCAGTGCGTCCTCTATGCGGTGGTGGCCCATGACCTGCGGCCCGAGATCGGCCAGGTGTTCAGCAGCACGGAGGAGGGCAGAGCCGCCAGGGACATAGTGGAGAAATGCTGGGCTGCCCGGCCAGAGGACAGACCAGATGCCGAGCAGCTCCTGCAGAGACTCGGCCTGCTGAAGCAATCCGACCCGACCCAACTGGAGTCAGGACCAGAGGGAGCACCTGTCCTACAGGACTGTGACTGTATGGAGGATAACCTGGACTGCTGCTGTCACTGTGAGGATACCCTCTATGGCCCCGTGGACTCTGTGCAGGCCACTCTACACAGCACTTGTTTGAATGGCATCTCCTCCTGCGCTTAA